One segment of Pseudomonas sp. FP2196 DNA contains the following:
- a CDS encoding TolC family outer membrane protein, with amino-acid sequence MRSQLLKALPFALAASFVQAQSLPEAMQQALDVHPEIQAGVNSRLAADYQLKAAKGGYLPKVDLLGGYGREGTDSVTTRANGGGNHWETLNRSESSLRLSQMVFDGFATSSEVGRQQATVNARAYSLLGTSERTALTVAQVYLDVLTRREFVRLAEENLKSHQRIYDQIQLRTQRGVGSGADLDQAEARMAQARNNLITEQTNLADSETNFLSAVGQMPDQLERPAPFMAMMPANLNEARQQMLENSPILRSAESDIAAAEKQYQTAKSTFYPRFDAELGRTADNDLDGQNGHSNEWQAMLRMRFNLYSGGSNKADLESKSYLSNQALDIRNNALRQLNEELGLAWNALNNANAQVPIAQQYVDHSTSVRTAYQRQFSLGERTLLDLLDSENELFTASRRLAEIKNIQLFTQYRIKATMGELLRSQGVVAPLASVVQNDVKPKVQLPGMN; translated from the coding sequence ATGCGTTCGCAATTGCTCAAGGCTCTACCCTTCGCTCTCGCCGCCTCTTTTGTACAAGCACAATCCTTACCAGAAGCCATGCAACAGGCATTGGATGTCCATCCGGAAATCCAGGCAGGGGTCAACAGTCGTTTGGCCGCGGATTATCAATTAAAGGCAGCGAAGGGGGGATACCTGCCCAAGGTCGATCTGCTGGGCGGTTATGGCCGTGAAGGCACCGACAGTGTGACCACCCGCGCCAACGGCGGCGGCAACCACTGGGAAACCCTGAACCGCAGCGAGTCAAGTTTACGTCTGTCGCAAATGGTCTTTGACGGTTTTGCGACGTCCAGTGAAGTCGGGCGTCAACAAGCCACCGTTAACGCTCGCGCTTATTCGCTGTTGGGCACTTCCGAGCGCACCGCGCTGACCGTCGCCCAGGTTTATCTGGATGTGCTGACCCGCCGCGAATTCGTGCGACTGGCCGAAGAAAACCTCAAAAGTCACCAGCGCATTTATGACCAGATTCAACTGCGTACCCAGCGTGGCGTGGGCAGCGGCGCCGACCTCGATCAGGCCGAAGCGCGGATGGCTCAGGCCCGCAACAACCTGATCACCGAGCAGACCAATCTGGCCGACTCGGAAACCAACTTCCTCAGCGCCGTCGGCCAGATGCCTGATCAACTGGAGCGTCCGGCGCCGTTCATGGCGATGATGCCGGCCAACCTCAATGAAGCGCGTCAGCAGATGCTGGAAAACAGCCCGATCCTGCGTTCGGCCGAGTCGGACATTGCCGCTGCCGAGAAGCAGTACCAAACCGCAAAATCGACCTTCTACCCACGCTTCGACGCCGAGCTGGGCCGCACCGCCGACAACGATCTCGACGGCCAGAACGGCCACAGCAACGAATGGCAGGCCATGTTGCGCATGCGCTTCAACTTGTATTCGGGCGGTAGCAACAAAGCTGATCTGGAATCCAAGTCGTACCTGTCGAACCAGGCGCTGGACATCCGCAACAACGCCCTGCGTCAGTTGAATGAAGAACTGGGCCTGGCCTGGAACGCCCTGAACAACGCTAACGCGCAAGTGCCGATCGCTCAGCAATACGTCGATCACAGCACCTCGGTGCGTACCGCTTACCAGCGTCAGTTCAGCCTTGGCGAACGTACCTTGCTCGACTTGCTCGACAGCGAAAACGAGCTGTTCACCGCTTCGCGGCGTCTGGCTGAAATCAAAAACATTCAGTTATTTACTCAATACCGAATCAAGGCGACCATGGGCGAGTTGCTCAGAAGCCAGGGAGTGGTCGCACCGTTGGCATCCGTTGTGCAGAACGACGTGAAGCCCAAGGTCCAGTTGCCTGGGATGAATTGA
- a CDS encoding type I secretion system permease/ATPase encodes MESEVSRVHLSHDPRALHDDPLLDGLLALCMLHQKPASAAMLTTGLPLPKQRLSVELLPRAAARAGLQGRVLQRKLEEIPAIAMPALLLLKDGRSAVLLGWQDENQARVLLSESDGGESVVSRELLADDYTGKVFFAQPQHKFDVNHGTLIPRARSWFRDTLKRSRWLYADAIAASFLINIIAMAAPLFVMNVYDRVVPNQAEATLWVLALGITGAYIFDLILKSLRSLCLDLAGKKTDLIISATLFERIVGMAMKYRPARVGSFAQNIHEFQSLRDFLASLTLTSLIDLPFTLLIFIVIAILGGHLVWIPVLAFPIALLIGYALQKPLVATMERTMALGAERQSSLIETLAGLDAVKVNNAESERQYQWEQTIGTLSRLELRVKMLSGLAMNITLLIQQLAGVIMIVFGVYQIIAGNLSMGGLIACYMLSGRALSPLASLSGLLTRYQQARVTMTSVDQMMELPQERNFEERPLSRKVLQGAIECRQLSFTYPEQQNPALKNINLVIRPGEKIGIIGRSGSGKSSLAKLLVGLYQPDDGALLVDGVDIRQIDVSELRYNIGYVPQDIQLLAGTLRDNLVSGARYVEDELVLQAAELAGVHEFARLHPQGYELQVGERGQNLSGGQRQNVALARALLLNPPILLMDEPTSAMDNTGEERLKQRLAAVIENKTVVLVTHRASLLSLVDRLLVIDRGQILADGPKAAVMEALKKGQISVA; translated from the coding sequence GTGGAATCAGAAGTCAGTCGAGTTCATCTCAGTCATGATCCACGCGCGTTGCACGACGATCCGTTACTGGACGGTCTGCTCGCCCTTTGCATGCTGCACCAGAAACCCGCCAGTGCGGCGATGCTGACCACTGGCCTGCCGCTGCCCAAACAACGTCTGAGTGTCGAGTTGCTGCCCCGCGCGGCGGCTCGCGCCGGCCTGCAAGGTCGGGTGCTGCAACGCAAGCTGGAAGAAATTCCGGCGATCGCCATGCCCGCATTGTTGCTGCTCAAGGACGGCCGCAGTGCTGTGCTGCTTGGCTGGCAGGATGAAAATCAGGCTCGTGTGCTGCTCAGCGAAAGCGATGGCGGCGAATCGGTGGTCAGCCGCGAACTGCTTGCCGATGACTACACCGGCAAAGTCTTCTTCGCCCAGCCGCAACACAAATTCGACGTCAACCACGGCACGCTGATTCCGCGCGCCCGCTCTTGGTTCCGCGACACCCTCAAGCGTTCGCGCTGGCTGTACGCCGATGCGATCGCCGCCAGTTTCCTGATCAACATCATCGCCATGGCCGCGCCGCTGTTCGTGATGAACGTCTACGACCGCGTCGTGCCAAACCAGGCCGAAGCGACCCTGTGGGTGCTGGCGCTGGGCATCACCGGCGCCTACATCTTCGACCTGATCCTCAAGAGCCTGCGCAGCCTGTGCCTGGATCTGGCCGGCAAGAAAACCGACCTGATCATCTCGGCGACGCTGTTCGAACGCATCGTCGGCATGGCCATGAAATACCGCCCGGCACGGGTCGGCAGCTTTGCGCAGAACATTCATGAGTTTCAGAGCCTGCGCGACTTCCTCGCTTCGCTGACCCTGACCAGCCTGATTGATCTGCCGTTCACCCTCCTGATCTTCATCGTCATCGCCATTCTCGGCGGGCATCTGGTGTGGATTCCGGTGTTGGCCTTCCCGATTGCGTTGCTGATCGGCTACGCCTTGCAGAAGCCGCTGGTGGCCACCATGGAACGCACCATGGCCCTCGGCGCCGAGCGTCAGTCGAGCCTGATCGAAACCCTCGCCGGCCTCGACGCGGTCAAGGTCAACAATGCCGAGAGCGAACGCCAGTACCAGTGGGAACAGACCATTGGCACCCTCAGCCGCCTCGAGCTGCGGGTGAAAATGCTCTCCGGTCTGGCCATGAACATCACCCTGCTGATCCAGCAACTGGCCGGGGTGATCATGATCGTCTTCGGCGTGTACCAGATCATCGCCGGCAACCTGAGCATGGGCGGTTTGATCGCTTGCTACATGCTCAGCGGTCGCGCACTCAGCCCGCTGGCGTCGCTGTCCGGTCTGCTGACCCGTTATCAGCAGGCGCGGGTGACCATGACCTCGGTTGACCAGATGATGGAGCTGCCGCAAGAACGCAACTTCGAAGAGCGCCCACTGAGCCGCAAGGTTCTGCAGGGCGCGATCGAATGCCGCCAGCTCAGCTTCACTTACCCGGAACAACAGAACCCGGCGCTGAAGAACATCAATCTGGTGATCCGTCCCGGCGAGAAAATCGGCATCATTGGCCGCAGCGGCTCGGGCAAGAGTTCGCTGGCGAAACTGCTGGTGGGCCTGTATCAGCCGGACGACGGTGCGCTGCTGGTCGACGGTGTGGACATCCGCCAGATCGACGTCAGCGAACTGCGCTACAACATCGGCTACGTGCCGCAGGACATCCAGCTACTCGCCGGCACCCTGCGCGATAACCTTGTCTCCGGCGCGCGCTATGTAGAAGACGAGCTGGTACTGCAAGCCGCCGAACTGGCCGGCGTTCACGAATTCGCCCGTCTGCATCCGCAAGGGTATGAACTGCAAGTCGGCGAGCGCGGGCAGAACCTGTCCGGCGGCCAACGCCAGAACGTCGCCCTGGCCCGGGCATTGTTGCTCAACCCACCGATTCTGTTGATGGACGAGCCAACCAGCGCCATGGACAACACCGGTGAAGAACGCCTCAAGCAACGCCTCGCGGCAGTGATTGAAAACAAGACCGTGGTGCTGGTGACACACCGGGCATCACTGCTGTCGCTGGTGGATCGTCTGTTGGTGATCGACCGCGGACAGATTCTCGCCGATGGCCCGAAAGCGGCCGTGATGGAAGCGTTGAAGAAGGGGCAGATCAGTGTTGCTTAA
- a CDS encoding HlyD family type I secretion periplasmic adaptor subunit, whose protein sequence is MLLKSGVKDSIRRYFKGSASLQGQPLPEVNKALIEDAPRVVRLTIWAIIGFFVFLMLWANFAVIDEVTKGDGKAIPSSKIQKIQNLEGGIVAELFVKEGQIVEAGAPLIRLDDTRFASNVGETEADRQSMLLRVERLSAEVDDRPLNFPEDVVKAVPGQAKSEESLYISRRQQLHDEIGGLQEQLIQRQQELREFTSKQAQYRQQLGLQRQEINMSEPLVAQGAVSPVEVLRLKRAEVETRGQLDATTLAIPRAESAIKEVQRKIDETRGKFRSEALTQLNEARTDLNKAQATGKALEDRVSRTLVTSPVRGIVNKLLVNTIGGVIQPGSDMVEIVPLDDTLLVEAKIRPQDIAFLHPGQEAIVKFTAYDYTIYGGLKAQLEQIGADTITDEDKKTTYYIIKVRTERSHLGTDEKPLLIIPGMVASVDIITGKKSVLSYLLKPIIRARAEALHER, encoded by the coding sequence GTGTTGCTTAAGTCGGGTGTCAAGGATTCGATCCGTCGTTACTTCAAAGGCTCCGCTTCATTGCAGGGCCAGCCGCTGCCGGAGGTCAACAAGGCGCTGATTGAAGACGCCCCGCGCGTCGTTCGCCTGACCATCTGGGCGATCATCGGCTTCTTCGTCTTTCTGATGCTCTGGGCCAATTTCGCCGTGATCGACGAAGTGACCAAGGGTGATGGCAAGGCAATCCCCTCGTCCAAGATTCAGAAAATCCAGAACCTTGAGGGCGGCATCGTCGCCGAACTGTTCGTCAAGGAAGGCCAGATCGTCGAGGCTGGCGCGCCGCTGATTCGTCTGGACGACACGCGATTTGCTTCCAACGTCGGCGAAACCGAAGCCGATCGACAGTCGATGTTGCTGCGCGTGGAGCGCCTGAGCGCCGAAGTCGATGACCGTCCGCTGAATTTCCCGGAAGACGTGGTCAAAGCGGTGCCGGGGCAGGCCAAAAGCGAAGAATCCCTGTACATCAGCCGCCGCCAGCAATTGCACGACGAGATCGGCGGGTTGCAGGAGCAGTTGATCCAGCGCCAGCAAGAGCTGCGCGAATTCACCTCGAAGCAGGCGCAGTACCGCCAGCAACTTGGTTTGCAGCGTCAGGAAATCAACATGTCTGAGCCACTGGTGGCGCAGGGCGCGGTATCCCCCGTAGAAGTGCTGCGCCTCAAGCGCGCCGAGGTGGAAACCCGTGGTCAGCTCGACGCCACGACGCTGGCCATTCCCCGCGCCGAATCGGCGATCAAGGAAGTGCAGCGCAAGATCGACGAGACTCGCGGCAAATTCCGCAGCGAAGCGCTGACCCAGCTCAACGAAGCCCGCACCGACCTGAACAAGGCCCAGGCCACCGGCAAGGCGCTGGAAGACCGGGTCAGCCGCACGCTGGTCACCTCACCGGTGCGCGGCATCGTCAACAAGTTGCTGGTCAACACCATCGGCGGTGTGATCCAGCCGGGCAGCGACATGGTCGAAATCGTCCCGCTGGATGACACCTTGCTGGTCGAAGCCAAAATCCGCCCGCAGGACATCGCGTTCCTGCATCCGGGGCAGGAAGCGATCGTGAAATTCACCGCGTATGACTACACCATTTACGGCGGGCTGAAGGCTCAGCTTGAGCAGATCGGCGCCGACACGATTACCGACGAAGACAAGAAAACCACTTACTACATCATCAAGGTGCGCACCGAGCGCAGCCACTTGGGCACCGATGAGAAGCCGTTGTTGATCATCCCGGGGATGGTCGCGTCGGTGGACATCATCACCGGCAAGAAGTCGGTGTTGAGCTATTTGCTCAAACCGATCATTCGCGCGCGGGCCGAGGCGTTGCACGAACGTTGA
- a CDS encoding TauD/TfdA family dioxygenase, with the protein MSAATATSSAATAAPQTFEIRPFSGAVGAEIIGLDLTRPVNDQDFARIHRAHLDHHVVVFRNQRINPQQQIDFSRRFGVLQIHVLKQFLLANHPEILIVSNIVENGQNIGLGDAGKFWHSDLSYKELPSLGSMLHAQELPSEGGDTLFADMHKAWDNLPEALRKAVEGRFAAHSYTARYSETKFEGNWRPTLTPEQLAQVAEVVHPIARTHPENGRKSLFVSEGFTTRIVGLPEDESKQLLAELYAHSVLPQNIYRHQWQPHDMVFWDNRSLIHLAAGCPAHLRRKLYRTTIQGDAPY; encoded by the coding sequence ATGTCCGCAGCTACTGCCACCTCAAGCGCCGCGACCGCCGCGCCGCAAACCTTCGAGATTCGCCCGTTCAGCGGTGCCGTCGGCGCCGAGATCATTGGCCTCGACCTGACCCGCCCGGTCAACGACCAGGACTTCGCGCGCATCCACCGCGCGCATCTGGATCACCACGTCGTGGTGTTCCGCAACCAGCGCATCAATCCGCAACAGCAGATCGACTTCAGCCGCCGCTTCGGTGTGTTGCAGATCCACGTGCTCAAGCAGTTCTTGCTGGCCAATCACCCGGAAATCCTCATCGTGTCCAACATCGTCGAAAACGGCCAGAACATCGGCCTGGGCGATGCCGGTAAATTCTGGCACTCCGATCTTTCCTATAAAGAGCTGCCGAGCCTCGGCTCGATGCTGCATGCGCAGGAACTGCCGTCCGAGGGCGGCGACACCCTGTTCGCCGACATGCACAAAGCCTGGGACAACCTGCCCGAGGCGCTGCGCAAAGCGGTCGAAGGTCGCTTCGCTGCGCATTCCTACACCGCGCGTTACAGCGAGACCAAATTCGAAGGCAATTGGCGCCCGACACTGACGCCGGAGCAACTCGCCCAAGTCGCCGAAGTGGTGCACCCGATTGCCCGCACCCATCCGGAAAATGGCCGCAAATCGCTGTTTGTCAGTGAAGGCTTCACCACGCGCATCGTCGGTCTGCCCGAAGACGAGAGCAAACAGCTGCTCGCCGAGCTCTACGCCCACAGCGTGCTGCCGCAAAACATCTACCGCCACCAATGGCAGCCCCACGACATGGTGTTCTGGGACAACCGCTCGCTGATCCATCTCGCCGCCGGTTGCCCCGCGCACCTGCGCCGCAAGCTGTATCGCACGACCATTCAGGGCGACGCGCCTTATTGA
- a CDS encoding ABC transporter substrate-binding protein produces MSKRLPFAPLAAAIGLGLSLIAGSLVAPTVAHAEGEIRIAEQFGIVYLLLNVVRDQGLIEKYGKQEGLDIKVDWTQLSGGAAVNDALLSGSIDIAGAGVGPLLTIWDRTHGKQNVKAVASLGNFPYYLVSNNPKVKTIADFTEKDRIAVPAVGVSVQSRFLQYAAAKQWGDKEFNRLDKYTIAVPHPDATAALIAGGTELTGHFSNPPFQDQALENPNVHVVLNTYDLLGPNSPTVLFATEKFRNENPKTYKAFVEALTEAAQFAQNDKGAAADTYLRVTKAKIDRAALLKIIDNPQFEFSVTPKNTYPLAEFLYRVGAIKNKPESWKDYFFQDAKPLQGS; encoded by the coding sequence ATGTCCAAACGTCTTCCATTTGCACCGCTGGCCGCGGCCATCGGCCTGGGTTTAAGTCTGATTGCCGGCAGCCTGGTAGCGCCGACCGTAGCCCACGCCGAAGGTGAAATCCGCATCGCCGAACAGTTCGGCATCGTCTATTTATTGCTCAACGTGGTGCGCGATCAGGGTTTGATCGAGAAGTACGGCAAGCAGGAAGGCCTCGACATCAAGGTCGACTGGACGCAGCTGTCGGGCGGCGCAGCGGTCAACGATGCGTTGCTCTCCGGTTCCATCGACATTGCCGGCGCCGGCGTCGGGCCATTGCTGACCATCTGGGATCGCACCCACGGCAAGCAGAACGTCAAAGCCGTGGCCTCGCTGGGTAACTTCCCGTACTACTTGGTGAGCAACAACCCGAAGGTCAAAACCATTGCTGACTTCACCGAGAAGGATCGTATCGCGGTGCCGGCGGTGGGGGTTTCGGTGCAGTCGCGTTTCCTGCAATACGCGGCGGCCAAGCAGTGGGGCGACAAGGAATTCAATCGCCTCGACAAGTACACCATCGCCGTTCCGCACCCGGACGCCACCGCTGCACTGATCGCTGGCGGCACCGAGTTGACCGGGCATTTCTCCAATCCTCCGTTCCAGGATCAGGCGCTGGAGAACCCGAACGTGCATGTCGTGCTTAACACCTACGACCTACTCGGGCCGAACTCGCCGACCGTGCTGTTCGCCACTGAGAAATTCCGTAACGAAAACCCGAAAACCTATAAAGCTTTCGTCGAAGCGCTGACCGAAGCTGCGCAATTCGCCCAGAACGATAAAGGCGCGGCAGCCGACACCTACCTCCGCGTGACCAAAGCCAAGATCGACCGCGCCGCCTTGCTGAAAATCATCGACAACCCGCAGTTCGAATTCAGCGTCACGCCGAAAAATACCTACCCACTGGCCGAGTTCCTCTACCGCGTCGGCGCGATCAAGAACAAGCCTGAATCGTGGAAGGACTACTTCTTCCAGGACGCCAAACCGCTGCAAGGGAGCTGA
- a CDS encoding ABC transporter ATP-binding protein — translation MNAPLQGHAASNPVASTQALLAVDQVSLEYRTPQRVVRATHQVSFEVDQQDRFVLLGPSGCGKSTLLKAVAGFIQPCAGEIRLQGQRVDAPGPDRIVVFQEFDQLPPWKTVKQNVMFPLLASRTLKKKEAEERALHYLEKVGLAAFADAYPHTLSGGMKARVAIARALAMQPKILLMDEPFAALDALTRRKMQEELLMLWEEVRFTLLFVTHSIEEALVVGNRILLLSPHPGRVRAQVHSHQYNLQSLGGVAFQESARRIHRLLFDEGQSPETELDHDFNDIRIAY, via the coding sequence ATGAATGCCCCTTTGCAAGGCCACGCGGCCAGCAACCCGGTCGCCAGCACCCAAGCACTGCTGGCGGTCGACCAGGTCAGCCTGGAATACCGCACGCCGCAACGCGTCGTCCGGGCGACTCACCAAGTCAGTTTTGAAGTCGATCAGCAGGATCGCTTTGTGCTGCTCGGCCCTTCCGGCTGCGGCAAATCGACTTTGCTCAAAGCCGTCGCCGGGTTCATCCAGCCCTGCGCTGGCGAGATCCGTCTGCAAGGCCAGCGCGTCGATGCACCGGGCCCGGACCGGATCGTGGTGTTTCAGGAATTCGATCAACTGCCACCGTGGAAAACCGTCAAACAGAACGTGATGTTTCCACTGCTGGCCTCGCGCACGCTGAAGAAAAAAGAAGCAGAAGAACGTGCACTGCACTATCTGGAAAAGGTCGGGCTGGCGGCGTTTGCCGATGCCTATCCGCACACCCTTTCCGGCGGCATGAAAGCACGGGTGGCGATTGCCCGGGCGTTGGCGATGCAACCGAAAATCCTCCTGATGGACGAGCCGTTCGCCGCGCTGGACGCGCTGACCCGACGCAAGATGCAGGAAGAGTTGCTGATGCTCTGGGAAGAGGTGCGCTTCACCTTGCTCTTCGTCACCCACTCGATTGAAGAGGCGCTGGTGGTTGGCAATCGCATCCTGTTGCTGTCGCCGCATCCGGGGCGGGTGAGGGCGCAAGTCCATAGCCATCAATACAACCTGCAAAGCCTCGGTGGTGTGGCGTTTCAGGAATCGGCGCGGCGCATTCATCGGCTGTTGTTCGATGAGGGCCAGTCGCCGGAGACCGAGCTCGACCACGACTTCAACGACATTCGCATCGCTTATTGA
- a CDS encoding ABC transporter permease, whose product MSHSSSVRQEFETLLEPLTSVPVERELPLGQRLWQQSWLRKSLILILLAVLWEIVARVQNNDLLLPSFLQTSHALYDGLLSGELLGKVWISLVVLTKGYLIGIVLAFALTTLAVSTQLGRDLLSTLTSMFNPLPAIALLPLALLWFGLGQNSLIFVLVHSVLWALALNTYAGFLGVSETLRMAGRNYGLKGMRFVLFILIPAALPSILAGLKIGWAFAWRTLIAAELVFGATSGKGGLGWYIFQNRNELYTDKVFAGLAVVILIGLLVENLVFDTLERVTVKRWGMQR is encoded by the coding sequence ATGAGCCATTCATCATCCGTACGACAAGAATTCGAAACCCTGCTGGAGCCGCTGACCAGCGTGCCGGTCGAGCGCGAACTGCCACTGGGCCAACGGCTCTGGCAACAGAGTTGGCTGCGAAAAAGCCTGATCCTGATTTTGCTCGCGGTGCTGTGGGAAATCGTTGCTCGGGTGCAGAACAACGATCTGCTGCTGCCGAGTTTCTTACAGACCAGCCATGCGCTTTACGACGGCCTGCTCAGTGGCGAATTGCTCGGCAAGGTGTGGATATCGCTGGTGGTGCTGACCAAGGGTTATCTGATCGGCATCGTCCTGGCGTTTGCCCTGACTACGCTCGCGGTGTCGACGCAGTTGGGTCGCGATCTGTTGAGCACGTTGACGTCGATGTTCAACCCGCTGCCGGCGATTGCCCTGCTGCCGCTGGCCTTGCTGTGGTTCGGGCTGGGGCAGAACAGCCTGATTTTCGTGCTGGTGCATTCGGTGTTGTGGGCGCTGGCGCTGAACACTTACGCGGGTTTTCTTGGTGTTTCGGAAACCCTGCGCATGGCCGGGCGCAACTATGGCCTGAAGGGCATGCGTTTTGTGCTGTTCATCCTGATTCCTGCGGCGTTGCCGTCGATTCTTGCCGGGCTGAAGATTGGCTGGGCCTTTGCCTGGCGCACGTTGATCGCGGCTGAATTGGTGTTCGGGGCGACCAGTGGCAAGGGCGGCCTGGGCTGGTACATCTTTCAGAATCGCAATGAGCTGTACACCGACAAGGTGTTTGCCGGGTTGGCGGTGGTGATTCTGATTGGCTTGCTGGTGGAGAACCTGGTGTTCGATACGCTGGAGAGAGTGACGGTGAAGCGCTGGGGTATGCAGCGCTGA
- a CDS encoding LysR family transcriptional regulator has product MQLPDMNLLVALDALLDEGSVVGAARRMNLSPAAMSRTLTRIREAIGDPILVRAGRGLVPTPKALELREQVRDVVEQAALLFRSADTVELGTLRRRFSIRANDFFIGVYGGKLFDTLDQQAPHCELRFVPEGDGDDEALREGRIDLSVSNTRPVTPEVKVQNLFSTHFVGLVREDHPLLEGEITAERYAGFSHISMSRRGIARGPIDTALNALGLERRVAVIAPSFHAAMFALPDSDLILPVPKEALLSVRRLGLKLCSFDLPIPLPTLMLTQAWHPRFDKDPAHRWLRETLKTCCDETWLAAQPFNNCV; this is encoded by the coding sequence ATGCAACTCCCGGACATGAACCTTCTGGTCGCCCTCGACGCCTTGCTCGACGAGGGCAGCGTGGTTGGCGCCGCGCGGCGAATGAACCTCAGCCCGGCAGCCATGAGCCGGACCCTGACGCGGATTCGCGAAGCCATCGGTGATCCGATTCTGGTACGCGCCGGTCGGGGCCTGGTGCCGACACCCAAAGCGTTGGAGTTGCGCGAGCAGGTGCGCGATGTGGTCGAGCAGGCCGCGCTGTTGTTCCGCTCGGCTGACACCGTGGAATTGGGCACCTTACGCCGGCGTTTCAGCATCCGCGCCAACGATTTTTTCATCGGCGTTTACGGCGGCAAGCTGTTCGATACCCTCGACCAGCAGGCACCACACTGTGAACTGCGCTTCGTCCCGGAAGGCGATGGCGACGATGAAGCCCTGCGCGAAGGGCGGATCGACCTGAGCGTCAGCAACACTCGCCCGGTGACTCCAGAGGTGAAGGTACAGAACCTGTTCTCCACCCATTTTGTGGGCCTGGTTCGCGAAGATCATCCTTTGCTGGAAGGTGAAATCACCGCCGAGCGCTATGCCGGGTTTTCCCATATCAGCATGTCGCGCCGTGGCATTGCCCGTGGGCCCATCGATACGGCGTTGAACGCCTTGGGTCTGGAACGGCGGGTGGCGGTGATCGCGCCGAGTTTCCATGCGGCAATGTTTGCCTTGCCGGATTCCGATCTGATTCTGCCGGTACCCAAAGAAGCGCTGCTGAGTGTGCGGCGACTGGGCCTGAAGCTGTGCTCGTTCGATCTGCCGATTCCGCTGCCGACGCTGATGCTGACCCAGGCTTGGCATCCGCGTTTCGACAAGGATCCGGCGCACCGCTGGCTGCGTGAAACCCTCAAGACTTGCTGCGATGAGACCTGGCTCGCCGCCCAGCCATTTAATAATTGCGTATAA